The nucleotide sequence catttctgaataaattcaaGAAAAGTGAAGGACACACCTCATGCGTCCTCTGATTTCCAGTGAAAGGATGCTGAATTGCTGCTTTTTAGACTTTGCAGGCAGTGTTTGTTCATGAAGGTCATGAAACTGATTACGGACGAACTTCTGAGGCAGCTCACGGTTCAATGAAATACATATTTCTTGctagaaataatttattttgctcaACCACAGAGAATTGTGGGTATCAAGGCAACAAGGATACATCCCTTCTGCCTTTAAATATAGACTAAATGAAAGTATCTCAGGATGTAAGGTTAACATTGCATTCGGCGTGTCTTGATGACTTCCTTTCTTAAAAAGTCTACCAAAGGCAGCATTTTCCAGATTCAGATGTATACAGAATTTCAGCGTTGATTCTGCTTCGCTATATAGTCGTATTGGAACATGCTTGTTCTTAAGTTCTTGGTTGTATTTGTAACATGCTTGTTCCTAGCTATAGTTGTATTGTCAGGGACACGCTCGTCGCagaggttttttgttttttattggtaCATGGTTATTCTAAAAATTGTAGTCGTGTTGGGAACAAGCTTGTTCTTGAGCTGCCTGGTTGTTATAGGGAATCATTTTCTTGAGTCTTGAGTCTTAAGTTTTTATGGTAttggaaaaatatattcattaggACATGTGCTGAaaggtacatttttgttttggttgttcGTTTTCCATCAGCAGATACTGCATGTCAATGGATCTTAATGTCTGTTGGGGTGCCCTTATTGTCTTATAGTTGTCTTATCTCAATCATGGGTTAAGGTCATGTTTGTGTTGGGGGATATCAACATATGGTTTATTTTGGGGGGCTATTGCTGCTCTCCCTGATGTCCCATTGATTGTCCATGCTTGAAGAATGGCCTGGAATTGCTGTCATTTCTCATGAGAAtttatgtgaaaacattttctctgaTGGTCGGGAACGCCTCTTCACTTTTACAAGAATATATAAACAGCTGTATAAGGATCGGCTTGGCCACATAACATTCAAGTTGCACAGCATTATTTTGCATGTGTGACTGTGAGGGACAATTTATAACATGGAGACAGAACACATAGCCagacaaatttaattaaaacgatTTCTAAACGATTTTCTTCTAAATACAGGAAACAATACTCTATAATACCATAATGCTGCACTTGTGATATCTTGATTACCTGCAAATATCAGCTGGATCGTTAACACAGCACAGGAAACTAAACAGCTATAAAAATTACTCTGTGAATTCACAGAGAATCATCACAGATGTGATGCTGTGCTTCTGTCTTCACCATACTGAAACATTGTGTGTGTTAGATGTGTCATGAAGAGTGTTTCCCCATGATGAGGCGTCAGGACAGGACCTGCAATTTAGCATGATTGTTACTTGCGGATTATTCAGTCATTAATTATAATGTCTGATCACAGAGAAATAAGGTTATCAGAAGGGAATGTAAAACTCACCATCGTTAATGTAGTACTAGGATCTcctctattaaaataaaaagagtagTTGATTGAAAAATAACACAGCATGACACGTGTATCTTATTGTTTGTTAACTCGCAGACCTGTTGCAGTTGTCTTGTAGTAAATGAATCCAGCAGCTGCTACGATGATTCCCAGCATCAGTCCCGCAGCCCGCAGTCAATAACAGCGGCGTATTCCACTCAAACTCAGGCAGAGGAGGGTCTGTGAGGAACACACATATCACTATATCATCTCAGCATTTACTGCCAGATACTGTTCGTGTTTAGAAGGTTGAGATCGGACATCTAGACAGTTTCCATGTTTTCTCTTATTGCATGATGGATGCTATACTGGTATGTCTCTTACTCCAGTCATAGATCATGGGTTTGGGGAAGCCGGCGTGGTCCACCATACAGGAGATCTTCTCTCCAGCTTTGGGAGTGTACTCCAGCTCGGTGTGAATCTGGTGGAACCAGTCTCCGTTAGGCATCTTCTCGGTGGAGGTCACGTCGGAAGTCACCACTACACCGTCCCTCAGCCAGGACACGTTGATTTTCTTTGGGTAGAAGTCGTACGCACTGCACATCAGCAGCGATGGATGTCTGCTGTCTCCCTGCTTCACTAAACTCAGCTTCACACCTGGAGCCACTAAATCGTACAATATACGTTACATAGTTACGAAATATGACATTAGCTTACATGTTTCTGAGTTGAATCACCTACCTGCTTTATCGTGGATAGCTGTTTTGTACTGTACAGCATTAGGTTTACAGAACGTATCAACCTCAGCCTTTAATTGCTGTAAGAGCGCCTCGTCTTTGTTCCAGCGTTCTGCAGTTTTCACTCCAAACTCAGTGAACCCCACAAACTCCCCAAGGGTGCTGTTGAACTGAACATACAGATACTTGTTGAAGAAATAGCCTTCCAAGAACACCATGTCGCTGAAATCAGGGGAGCTGTAGATGCACTGTGTCAGACGGTAATTATAATACCCATTACCTGAAAAACAAGGCACAAGCACTTGAACGTACAGAATGCCCTTTCTAAAACACCACCTTACCAACACTGATAAATACCAAAGACGACAATATATCCACACCACCAGTGCTCTCACCTGTTCCGGTGAATAGAGACAAAATAAGAATTTGATGTAATCTCCAGATCTTTGGAAGAGACATGTTCACTCGCTCTTAGCATAACAACTGAGATTAGCCAATACTCTCTTCATGATAAAGAGATGAGGGTTTGAACCCACTCCAATCAGAAGCCGTTTGCTCATGTGTCATGTGTTTCTAAGCCGTACCGTGcttccattttaaaatcatgtttcaaaaaccaaaagtgaataaaaattgGTTAAGATTAAACACAACTACTttctaacttaaaaaaaacaacctctcCAGTTTTTGagaacacaaatattttattattcttttaaattactCAGAAACACTGTAGAATGACTACgattcagaaatcattagaatatGATCGGGAAAGGGTCCTAAAAGAACATTTAGGGAACTGCATTGTTAACTAGTTCCTAAAACTGAGTTTCTGTAACGAATCAAGGCTGCGTTCCACTTCCCTTTCCAACGCTCTCTTGAACTCTTACTCTTGTGTGAATccttttgttaaatgtaacaaGCAACGTTTGAGAGACGATCTCGATTGAGAAAGAGAAGCTGCTTCAAACCGCGCGCCACTTCATCGACCACAATGCAACACCATTGTGATATCATCGCAGATTGTGTTTAATTTACCCCCAACCAAGTGTGCAttcatgtttttagcatttgcatcattaaaaactagtattattatttagtactgtcctgagtaaaatatttacacaaaagatgttttcatatagtccaaaaaaaagaaagaaagaatatgtTGTGCAAAGCAATACACAGCCAAAGTTTATTAACAAGGTTTTATAATAGCgaaagtcacatttttattgGCATTCTTTTAAGTCCTTGGGTCCactgcattaaatgttttatgtttttggccATGTCTGGCGTGTCAGTCGTTATTGCTTTAATGAGGAAGAAGAGTCCAGTAGTGACCCCCAGCAGCCCTAGAGTCAATCCCACTCCACAGAAGACCGCCGGACCCAAGCTGGGCAGGACAGCAGCTGCCAGTGGGACGCCTGGTGATAAGAGGTACATGTAATATGAATTCAGCTGCTGAGCAGATGCACTTTCACCGTAACAATCTTCTCAGcacttgacatttttaatttgtgacaAAATCAgaactgttctttttaaatcaacTCTTTGTCAATGGCTCTTACTCCATATTTTGGTCTGCGGTTGGCCCTGGAGGGCTCGGTGCTTCACTGTACAGCTGTAAACATCTCCAGCTTCAGGAGTGATTTTCAGAGAGGAGAACACGTGGAAGGATCCGTCGCTCCTCGGCCGGTACTGACTCAGACTCGCGTTTTCTGTCACAATCACATTGTTCTTAGCCCATGAGACGTTGACAGGTGGAGGAAAGAAGCCAGTGACGTGACAGATGAGCGTGTTTTCAGCACCCAGCTGAAAACTGCTCCTCAGATAGATGAACGTCTCGGGAGGATCTGTCAAAACgcacatttaatacaattgCGAGCCAAAACACTGAACGCAGAACATTTAGCCCATTACACTTctgttaaagaaatgtattactgTGAAAAACTGTACTTCGTACCCATTTCCTCTGGTGGGCTCTTGCAAGCTTTAATGAGTACAGCcaggttttgtttgcatatttcttGATCTGCGATACTTTCTTCATAAAATCCACCAAAGGATATAGGATCTGCGAAATCGGGTAATGTGACTACTCCCATCTTTTGATTAAAGTCAGCATGCCATGCCTCTTCTCCATCAGACCCAGTCATAGACTCTTTCTCCGTTTCAGAACATCCAGTAATGGAGAAATCGTTATGCTCTACTGAAATGGAagaaacatcaaaatataaattagaaATCCCAGACAAATAAAcgtataaaaacataatagcGAAGACTCGCTCAGTCAGAAATAGCTTTAATAAATCAGCTTTTTCTTCCCTTTAGAGTGAGCGCATACATTTGTAAATTCGAATCATTTCTTTGCTTGATATTGCGGTTTTACCGTTTACTGGACGTTGTTATTGTTCTCGTTACTTCCTCTATAGTGGCTACTGAACATAGGCTTACTTCTGCATCCAAGggataataatgatttttgaagatAATGCGACACTAAAatctggagtaatgatgatgaaaattcagctgtgccTCACAACAATCTATtaaaatttacaatttattaaaatagatttctttattaatcaaataaatgcagctttgatgagTATAAtagacttatttaaaaaaaaaaaatacaaaaatgtacttaTGCCAAACGTAGTGGTAATGCATATTGCCTGAGAAATTAGTTTACTTCATGAAATCATACATCCattaatgtgtaaatatttgaatatgcaAATTATGAACTTACACTGAGCAAGAGCTGTAAGAAAAACAGTCAGGGAAACAATGGCCAGATACAGCTCCATGTTTGATGACGACGGAAGAACTTGTGTCTGGGCGAATGAGCAGGCAGACACTTAGTTTCAGTTCGATAAACGCCTCCTCCACTCAGAATTTAAGCATCACTGTGACACGGCTGTATCCAGGGGGAAGAGaggaaacaaaacaactgaGGATACCGTATTGTTGGTACCGTTTTGTATATTAGGTGTCCTTAATAACTATGTGCTTACATGACACATCAAGGACTTGATGCACTTATATAAATGTACTTACAAGTTCTTtaattgtacttacatttaaaccaGAGATGAGTAACTTGATAATGACTGAATATAAGAATATAACCATTCAGTGCTTAAAAGATCCATAGCATGTTACCCCcccaaacacatgcatttacctTTTGAGTTTAGAGAACATTCACAGTTCAAACTATCAAAAAGACATCTCAAGGAGAAACTTGTAGCCTGTGctgtttcattcattcattcattcattcattcatttaattgaaGTTTAGTTTTGTTACGTGACGCATTAATTAAAGATTAACTATAGCGTGTGTAATTCTCCAATACAGTTATACTTTAATTGtttatcatgaataaatatttcaatgagTAAACCTGGCTGTATCCTGTCCCCGGATCAGTAGGATACTCCTGTAATGAAGTTATGGTGGCTGGGACAGATCAATTCTGCTTGTGATCTAATCctgtttacatgaaataaacCTGCTCCCAAGCGGTTTCAAGCTAACAGACCTGTTGCTATGACAGCAAGTCCGGGATGATCTTCGAAGAACCAAACAATACAAGATTAGGCGAAATCGTCAACGATTAAATCCTGCGAACAGAGTTAGAGACGTAAGAAAGAAAGGACCCCAGCTTTCTGCTCCTGTCAATGTTTGCAAGGAGATACATTTGTATCTCTGCTCCATGGGTGGTGCTAGGGAGCTC is from Puntigrus tetrazona isolate hp1 unplaced genomic scaffold, ASM1883169v1 S000000001, whole genome shotgun sequence and encodes:
- the LOC122331727 gene encoding H-2 class II histocompatibility antigen, A-U alpha chain-like, with protein sequence MELYLAIVSLTVFLTALAQLEHNDFSITGCSETEKESMTGSDGEEAWHADFNQKMGVVTLPDFADPISFGGFYEESIADQEICKQNLAVLIKACKSPPEEMDPPETFIYLRSSFQLGAENTLICHVTGFFPPPVNVSWAKNNVIVTENASLSQYRPRSDGSFHVFSSLKITPEAGDVYSCTVKHRALQGQPQTKIWSVPLAAAVLPSLGPAVFCGVGLTLGLLGVTTGLFFLIKAITTDTPDMAKNIKHLMQWTQGLKRMPIKM